The Pantoea vagans genome includes a window with the following:
- the lldD gene encoding FMN-dependent L-lactate dehydrogenase LldD — MIISAASDYRAAAQRILPPFLFHYLDGGAYAEHTLKRNVSDLSDVALRQRVLKNMSDLSLETKLFNETLSMPVALAPVGLCGMYARRGEVQAARAAALKGIPFTLSTVSLCPIEEVAPAINRPMWFQLYVLRDRGFMRNALERAKAAGCSTLVFTVDMPTPGARYRDAHSGMSGPNAAMRRYWQAVTHPQWAWDVGLHGRPHDLGNISAYLGKPTGLEDYIGWLANNFDPSISWKDLEWIREFWDGPMVIKGILDPEDARDAVRFGADGIVVSNHGGRQLDGVLSSARALPAIADAVKGDIAILADSGIRNGLDVVRMIALGADTVLLGRAFIYALATHGQRGVENLLNLIEKEMKVAMTLTGAKTIAEITRDSLVQANALLSEAGLSPARPRAVS, encoded by the coding sequence ATGATCATATCTGCAGCCAGTGACTACCGCGCCGCGGCGCAACGCATCCTGCCGCCGTTTTTGTTTCACTATCTTGATGGTGGTGCTTACGCCGAGCACACCTTAAAGCGCAATGTGTCAGATCTTTCGGACGTGGCGCTGCGCCAGCGCGTGCTGAAAAACATGTCCGATCTCAGCCTGGAAACCAAGCTGTTTAATGAAACGCTGTCGATGCCGGTGGCGCTGGCACCCGTGGGGTTGTGCGGTATGTACGCACGTCGGGGGGAAGTGCAGGCGGCGCGTGCGGCGGCGTTGAAAGGCATTCCGTTCACGCTGTCCACCGTCTCACTGTGCCCAATTGAAGAGGTGGCACCGGCTATCAACCGTCCTATGTGGTTCCAGCTCTACGTGTTGCGCGACCGTGGCTTTATGCGGAATGCGCTGGAACGCGCCAAAGCGGCCGGGTGCTCTACGCTGGTGTTCACGGTGGATATGCCTACGCCCGGCGCACGCTATCGCGATGCACACTCGGGCATGAGCGGTCCAAATGCCGCGATGCGTCGATACTGGCAAGCCGTTACGCATCCACAGTGGGCGTGGGATGTCGGTTTACACGGGCGTCCGCACGATCTGGGGAATATCTCCGCTTATCTCGGCAAACCCACCGGACTGGAAGATTACATCGGGTGGCTGGCGAATAACTTTGATCCTTCCATCTCATGGAAAGATCTGGAGTGGATCCGCGAGTTCTGGGATGGCCCGATGGTTATTAAAGGGATTCTGGATCCGGAAGATGCCCGTGATGCGGTGCGCTTTGGTGCGGACGGCATTGTGGTCTCTAACCATGGCGGACGTCAGTTGGACGGTGTGCTCTCTTCTGCACGTGCATTACCGGCGATTGCCGATGCAGTGAAGGGCGATATCGCCATTCTGGCGGACAGCGGCATCCGCAACGGTTTAGATGTGGTGCGTATGATCGCCCTCGGTGCTGACACCGTGCTGCTGGGACGCGCCTTTATTTATGCGTTAGCCACGCACGGCCAGCGCGGCGTCGAGAACCTGCTAAATCTGATCGAGAAAGAGATGAAAGTGGCGATGACGCTGACCGGCGCGAAGACCATTGCTGAGATCACGCGCGATTCGCTGGTGCAGGCGAATGCATTGTTGAGTGAAGCGGGACTGAGTCCAGCACGCCCGCGTGCGGTGAGCTGA
- a CDS encoding EAL domain-containing protein, with protein sequence MNSEYHRHATLPARANMEAHTVRVTRRSLRTLTSLLFGVLLLSVVMVLVIAHRQNSDSMQQDVNLMRRAWQQQQEQMIIDVRDYANWGEGWKNLHLTVNKVWAWDEENFGPSLYKEYHYDGVFVIDGNGKTRYAIVDGKLSDTSLESWLGGQTPLLLAAARKQPEEGITRNVIINEQPALVVAAPITPGKVPNLPTIPGPSSVMIFVNILTPGKLQVLGKSLNVVAPRIASSLDDALEEPRLVEPVIQGEPLVLRWEAKNPGFGVIWLMMPLLLFTVLAVALVTRRVIRHALHNAVISDRRYEMLAISQRELANSEERFRDLAEAASDWIWEVDDHGRLSYLSSRFAAGTGHDVKSWIGRPLDQLLSHPSHSLVAWLLRQGDEIQHVPLRCQFMAANGERRIGELSAKTIRRNGLRAGFRGTVSDITHEVDAEARIQFLSRHDMLTGLANRIQLQEFLTTHLETTSDEDPLFVVSFDLDQFKPINDTWGHTVGDLVLNEISQRLKNLIAPNELAARLGGDEFILLLRETTRAAVEYRCRALQRAVHQPIINDSHQLSLTASMGIVCAPQDATQPEALLRLADIALGQARSAGRARWAWYSTDMANQLESKRELVQAIEQALQQDAFMLHYQPRYQLQTGELAGAEALIRWQVADDKWITPDRFIPLAEENGLIAAISDWVLMRACRDACHWGEHRYVSVNISPMEFRNIDLVDRVAHALAVSGLPATRLELEITENVTFENPDRALEIMQGLRALGVRLTVDDFGTGYAALGYLKTFPFNGLKIDRSWMKEFPESKQAQSVVAGIVGLARAFALTITAEGIETEAQLNELKALSCEEGQGYFLGRPMPLEAFNARLAEQADALS encoded by the coding sequence ATGAATTCTGAGTATCACCGACACGCTACCTTGCCAGCCAGGGCAAACATGGAAGCGCACACGGTTCGGGTAACGCGGCGCAGTCTGCGCACCTTAACCTCGCTGCTATTTGGCGTGCTATTGCTTTCGGTTGTGATGGTGCTGGTGATTGCCCATCGACAAAACAGTGATTCGATGCAGCAGGATGTCAACCTGATGCGCCGTGCGTGGCAGCAGCAGCAAGAGCAGATGATCATCGACGTGCGTGACTATGCCAACTGGGGTGAGGGTTGGAAAAACCTGCATCTGACGGTGAACAAAGTCTGGGCATGGGATGAGGAGAATTTTGGTCCCAGCCTTTACAAGGAATATCACTATGACGGCGTGTTTGTCATAGATGGCAATGGTAAAACGCGCTACGCCATCGTCGACGGAAAATTATCCGATACCTCATTAGAGAGTTGGCTGGGCGGACAAACGCCCTTGTTGTTGGCGGCGGCGCGCAAACAGCCAGAAGAGGGTATCACCCGCAATGTGATTATCAATGAACAGCCCGCACTGGTGGTGGCTGCGCCGATTACACCGGGTAAAGTCCCCAATCTCCCCACCATCCCCGGTCCCTCATCCGTGATGATCTTCGTTAACATCCTGACGCCGGGCAAATTGCAAGTACTGGGTAAATCCCTCAATGTCGTTGCCCCACGCATCGCCAGCAGCCTGGACGATGCACTGGAAGAGCCGCGTCTGGTTGAACCGGTGATTCAAGGCGAGCCGCTGGTATTGCGTTGGGAAGCGAAAAACCCTGGGTTTGGTGTCATTTGGTTGATGATGCCGCTGCTGCTCTTTACCGTGCTGGCTGTCGCGCTGGTGACACGCCGCGTGATTCGCCATGCACTGCACAATGCAGTGATTTCCGACCGTCGCTATGAAATGCTCGCCATTAGCCAGCGTGAACTGGCCAACAGTGAAGAACGATTTCGCGATCTGGCTGAAGCGGCGTCGGACTGGATTTGGGAAGTGGACGATCACGGTCGCCTTAGCTATCTCTCTTCACGCTTTGCGGCGGGAACCGGGCATGATGTGAAAAGCTGGATCGGACGTCCACTCGATCAGCTTTTGAGCCATCCCAGCCATTCGCTGGTGGCGTGGTTACTGCGTCAGGGCGATGAAATACAGCATGTGCCTTTGCGCTGCCAGTTTATGGCGGCCAACGGTGAGCGTCGCATCGGTGAGCTTTCGGCTAAAACCATTCGCCGCAACGGGCTGCGCGCCGGTTTTCGCGGTACCGTGTCAGACATCACGCATGAAGTGGACGCTGAGGCGCGAATTCAGTTCCTGTCCCGACATGACATGCTCACCGGTCTGGCCAACCGCATCCAGTTGCAGGAGTTCCTCACCACCCATCTGGAAACGACGAGCGATGAAGATCCGCTGTTCGTTGTCAGTTTCGATCTGGATCAGTTCAAACCGATCAATGACACCTGGGGCCACACCGTGGGGGATCTGGTATTGAACGAAATCTCGCAGCGGCTGAAAAACTTGATCGCGCCTAATGAACTGGCGGCGCGTCTTGGCGGCGACGAGTTTATTTTATTGTTACGTGAGACGACTCGTGCTGCGGTGGAATATCGCTGTCGCGCATTGCAACGTGCCGTGCACCAACCGATCATCAATGATTCACACCAACTGAGCCTGACCGCCAGCATGGGTATTGTCTGCGCTCCGCAGGATGCGACCCAACCCGAAGCCCTGTTACGTCTCGCGGATATTGCGCTAGGGCAGGCGCGCAGCGCAGGGCGAGCGCGCTGGGCGTGGTACTCCACCGATATGGCAAACCAACTGGAATCAAAGCGTGAGTTGGTGCAGGCCATTGAGCAGGCACTGCAACAGGATGCATTCATGCTGCATTACCAGCCGCGTTATCAGCTACAAACCGGTGAGTTGGCGGGCGCCGAAGCGCTGATTCGCTGGCAGGTTGCTGACGATAAATGGATCACCCCCGATCGCTTCATTCCATTGGCAGAGGAGAACGGGTTAATTGCGGCCATTAGTGACTGGGTGCTAATGCGCGCGTGCCGCGATGCCTGCCATTGGGGCGAACATCGCTACGTCTCGGTCAACATTTCGCCCATGGAGTTTCGCAACATCGATCTGGTTGATCGTGTGGCGCATGCTCTGGCGGTGAGTGGTCTTCCGGCGACCCGGTTAGAACTGGAGATTACCGAAAACGTCACCTTCGAAAATCCGGATCGTGCGCTGGAGATCATGCAGGGCTTGCGTGCGCTGGGCGTGCGCTTGACGGTCGATGATTTTGGTACCGGCTATGCTGCGTTAGGGTATCTGAAGACCTTCCCGTTCAACGGACTTAAAATCGATCGCTCATGGATGAAAGAGTTCCCTGAATCGAAGCAGGCACAATCGGTGGTAGCAGGGATTGTTGGACTGGCGCGCGCTTTCGCACTCACCATTACGGCGGAAGGGATAGAAACAGAGGCGCAATTAAATGAGCTGAAGGCGCTCTCCTGTGAAGAAGGGCAGGGGTATTTCCTGGGACGGCCAATGCCGCTCGAGGCATTCAACGCGCGTCTGGCGGAGCAGGCGGATGCGTTGTCTTAG
- a CDS encoding I78 family peptidase inhibitor, with translation MTHYGKALLATAFFALTACQSATKPDSTAAVSHDPEADQCGASQYQNMLGQPLSSVEGKRFDVPVRAIPWNGAVTMDFNLRRLNFTADQSGKITRVYCG, from the coding sequence GTGACCCATTATGGAAAAGCGCTACTGGCCACCGCCTTTTTTGCCCTGACCGCCTGCCAGTCTGCCACTAAACCTGACAGCACCGCTGCCGTCAGCCACGATCCGGAAGCCGATCAATGTGGCGCATCGCAATATCAAAACATGCTCGGCCAGCCGCTGAGCAGTGTGGAAGGTAAGCGTTTTGACGTGCCTGTGCGTGCTATTCCGTGGAACGGGGCCGTCACCATGGATTTCAATCTGCGTCGGTTGAATTTCACCGCCGATCAGAGTGGTAAAATTACCCGTGTTTACTGCGGATAA
- the yniD gene encoding small membrane protein YniD, which produces MAKKLAATKHWKMIVVLLCICGALMLIRWAAMIWG; this is translated from the coding sequence GTGGCAAAAAAACTGGCTGCGACAAAACACTGGAAGATGATTGTGGTGCTGCTGTGCATCTGCGGCGCGCTGATGCTGATTCGCTGGGCTGCGATGATATGGGGCTAA
- a CDS encoding CPBP family intramembrane glutamic endopeptidase codes for MDTQSDKVTLTLFYAASFVVYYIVTMLITLFPNYGALRNNGLLVPVLCLFEFAVIYPLYRFYCQRRTDIPLGYLRPGQALLFVGALVALMVAQTQFLQPEGWLIAQSQQGRSSMLILLLTAVLLAPVFEEVLFRGFLLQGFLLWAPKSRFACMLLTSLLFAAMHTQYVHWETIVALTLFSLLLCYARLRSNSLALPIFLHTLNNLIAILPAWFYA; via the coding sequence ATGGACACCCAATCCGACAAGGTTACGTTGACGCTGTTCTACGCTGCCAGCTTTGTGGTGTATTACATCGTGACCATGCTGATTACGCTGTTTCCCAACTACGGGGCGCTGCGTAATAACGGTTTGCTGGTGCCGGTGCTCTGCCTGTTTGAATTTGCCGTGATTTATCCGCTGTACCGTTTCTACTGCCAGCGCCGTACGGATATTCCGCTAGGGTATTTGCGCCCCGGTCAGGCGCTGCTTTTTGTCGGCGCCTTGGTGGCGTTGATGGTGGCGCAAACACAATTCTTACAGCCCGAAGGGTGGTTGATTGCGCAAAGCCAGCAGGGCCGCAGCTCTATGCTGATTCTGCTGCTGACTGCCGTATTATTGGCGCCGGTGTTTGAAGAAGTGTTGTTCCGTGGCTTCCTGCTGCAAGGATTTCTGCTGTGGGCCCCGAAAAGCCGCTTCGCCTGCATGTTACTCACCTCGCTGCTGTTCGCCGCCATGCATACCCAGTATGTGCACTGGGAAACCATCGTGGCACTGACGCTGTTCTCGCTGCTGTTATGCTATGCGCGTTTGCGCAGCAACAGCCTGGCGCTGCCGATCTTTCTGCATACCCTCAATAACCTGATCGCTATCCTGCCCGCCTGGTTTTACGCCTGA
- a CDS encoding PTS sugar transporter subunit IIC yields MSSISESVFGVIENRISPLAGRLSSQRHVIAIRDGFIASMPFLIVGSFMLLFAHPPFSADSSWAFAQWWLGMVQAHEEQIMMPYNMTMGIMALYIASAIAYNLATSYKMNGFMAASLSLMAFLVVAAPQSGKTLPVGSLGGEGIFTAILVALFATELMHFLQKHNIGFKLPEQVPPKIRQSFDLLIPIIAIFITLFPLSLWVQAQFGMLLPQAIMAIFAPIISASDSLPAVLVAVLLCHMLWFAGIHGAVIVGGILQAFWLTNLGLNQQELNAGQPITHVFIEPFWQFFIVIGGSGSTMGLVLLYLRSQSAHLRSIGKLSIVPSMFNINEPVIFGSPVVMNPILFIPFICAPLVNAVIAWTATKTHLINHVISLAPWTTPAPIGAAWSTGWDWRVIVLIAVLVAIATLIYYPFFKMYERQLLQQELEQSATAQPIKES; encoded by the coding sequence ATGAGCAGCATAAGCGAATCAGTATTTGGTGTGATTGAAAACCGTATTAGCCCACTCGCAGGGCGGCTCTCCAGCCAGCGTCATGTGATCGCCATCCGTGATGGCTTTATCGCTTCCATGCCTTTCCTGATCGTCGGCTCATTTATGCTGCTGTTTGCCCATCCGCCTTTCTCTGCTGACAGCTCATGGGCGTTCGCGCAGTGGTGGCTCGGTATGGTGCAAGCGCATGAAGAGCAGATCATGATGCCGTACAACATGACCATGGGCATTATGGCGCTCTACATCGCCAGCGCTATCGCCTACAACCTCGCCACCAGTTACAAGATGAACGGTTTCATGGCTGCCAGCCTGTCACTGATGGCGTTTCTGGTGGTCGCAGCACCGCAAAGCGGTAAAACCTTGCCAGTGGGATCGCTGGGTGGTGAGGGCATTTTCACCGCCATCCTGGTGGCGCTGTTTGCCACTGAGTTAATGCACTTCCTGCAGAAGCACAACATCGGCTTCAAACTACCGGAGCAGGTGCCACCGAAAATCCGTCAGTCCTTTGATTTGCTGATCCCGATTATTGCCATTTTCATCACGCTGTTTCCGCTCAGCTTATGGGTGCAGGCCCAGTTCGGCATGCTGCTGCCCCAAGCGATCATGGCGATTTTCGCCCCCATTATCTCCGCCTCTGATTCGCTGCCTGCGGTGCTGGTGGCAGTGTTGCTGTGCCATATGTTGTGGTTTGCCGGTATCCATGGCGCGGTGATTGTCGGCGGTATCTTGCAGGCATTCTGGCTGACCAACCTTGGCCTTAACCAGCAGGAACTGAACGCGGGCCAGCCTATCACTCATGTCTTTATCGAGCCGTTCTGGCAGTTCTTTATCGTGATTGGCGGTTCGGGTTCAACCATGGGCCTGGTGCTGCTTTACCTGCGCAGTCAATCTGCGCATCTGCGTTCGATTGGCAAACTCAGCATTGTGCCCAGCATGTTCAACATCAACGAACCGGTGATTTTTGGTTCGCCGGTGGTGATGAATCCCATTCTGTTTATCCCGTTTATCTGCGCGCCACTGGTCAATGCGGTGATTGCCTGGACGGCCACCAAAACACACCTGATCAATCACGTGATCTCACTGGCACCCTGGACGACACCCGCACCGATTGGTGCCGCCTGGTCTACCGGCTGGGACTGGCGTGTGATCGTGCTGATCGCGGTGCTGGTGGCGATTGCCACCCTGATCTACTACCCGTTTTTCAAAATGTACGAGCGCCAGTTGTTGCAACAGGAGTTGGAGCAAAGCGCCACCGCACAACCGATTAAGGAGTCATAA
- a CDS encoding LacI family DNA-binding transcriptional regulator: MITMLDVARKAGVSKATVSRVLAGNRYVSKTTQQKVFQAIEETGYRPNLLARSLATQKSQNIGLIVTHSLFNGPYFSELLYQAATLTNNYGRQLILADGKTSADDERAAIEFLLDLRCDAIIIYPRFLDTAALEAIIEQHDVPIMVVNRQLQRHADHCVWATHQQNTFDAVSYLIARGHREIAFITGLPGSPTAAARLAGYQQALAQHGLVPDPARVIAGAWTPNSGQQAAQQLLAAGISFSALMASNDDMAIGAALALNAAGKRLPQDVSLMGFDDIRMAEFFLPPLTTVHVPVAEMIQHTLAQLVAMLEGEAIHPLPPFSGRLIERASVADGPYL; the protein is encoded by the coding sequence ATGATTACCATGCTGGATGTGGCCCGAAAGGCCGGTGTCTCCAAAGCGACCGTGTCACGCGTGTTGGCGGGCAATCGTTATGTTAGCAAAACCACGCAGCAGAAAGTGTTCCAGGCTATTGAGGAGACGGGTTATCGGCCCAATCTACTGGCACGCAGCCTGGCGACGCAAAAGTCGCAGAATATTGGCTTGATCGTCACGCACTCTCTGTTTAACGGTCCCTACTTCAGCGAATTGCTCTACCAGGCCGCGACTTTAACCAATAACTATGGCCGCCAGCTGATTCTGGCCGATGGTAAAACCTCCGCTGATGACGAACGGGCGGCAATTGAGTTTCTGCTCGATTTGCGTTGCGACGCCATCATTATCTACCCACGATTCCTCGATACCGCCGCGCTGGAAGCCATTATTGAACAGCACGATGTTCCTATTATGGTGGTCAATCGCCAGCTACAACGTCATGCCGACCACTGCGTGTGGGCGACGCATCAGCAGAACACCTTTGATGCCGTGAGTTATTTGATTGCGCGCGGCCATCGTGAGATTGCCTTTATCACGGGTTTGCCGGGTTCGCCGACTGCCGCCGCGCGCCTGGCTGGATATCAGCAGGCATTAGCGCAGCATGGATTAGTGCCTGATCCCGCGCGCGTGATAGCTGGCGCATGGACGCCGAACAGCGGCCAACAGGCGGCACAGCAGTTGCTGGCAGCGGGTATCTCTTTTAGCGCGCTGATGGCGAGTAATGATGATATGGCGATAGGCGCCGCGCTGGCGCTGAATGCTGCGGGTAAGAGGCTGCCGCAGGATGTATCGCTGATGGGATTTGATGATATCCGCATGGCCGAATTTTTCCTGCCACCGCTGACCACCGTGCATGTGCCGGTTGCCGAGATGATTCAGCACACCCTGGCGCAGTTAGTGGCGATGCTGGAGGGGGAAGCGATCCATCCCCTGCCCCCGTTCAGCGGCCGGTTGATTGAGCGCGCTTCCGTGGCGGATGGCCCGTATTTATAA
- a CDS encoding PTS sugar transporter subunit IIB, protein MPKILLCCAAGMSTSMVVQKMEKAAKAQGVEVEIKAVGIEEFNEQIAHYDCCLLGPQIKYKLADFQPLAQQLNKPISVINSMDYGMMNGEKILNDSLKMIHA, encoded by the coding sequence ATGCCAAAGATTTTACTGTGCTGTGCCGCTGGGATGTCTACCAGCATGGTGGTGCAGAAGATGGAGAAAGCCGCCAAAGCGCAAGGTGTAGAAGTGGAGATAAAAGCCGTTGGTATTGAAGAGTTTAATGAACAAATTGCTCACTATGATTGCTGCCTGTTAGGGCCACAAATCAAATACAAGCTCGCTGATTTTCAACCGCTGGCTCAGCAATTAAATAAGCCAATATCCGTCATAAATAGCATGGATTACGGCATGATGAATGGCGAGAAAATATTAAATGATTCTCTAAAAATGATTCACGCCTGA
- a CDS encoding PTS lactose/cellobiose transporter subunit IIA, whose protein sequence is MEIDESTVMELIIQAGEARSCSMEALRAARKQDWARADAMLTDATAAAKAAHRIQTKLIGADEGCGKIPVNLIMVHAQDHLMNAMLCRELAEEIIQLRRELAAR, encoded by the coding sequence ATGGAGATTGATGAGAGCACGGTAATGGAGCTGATCATTCAGGCGGGCGAAGCGCGCTCGTGTTCCATGGAAGCGCTACGCGCGGCGCGCAAACAAGATTGGGCACGAGCCGATGCGATGTTAACCGACGCCACAGCGGCAGCTAAGGCCGCGCACCGCATTCAGACCAAATTGATTGGCGCTGACGAGGGCTGCGGCAAAATTCCCGTGAACCTGATCATGGTACACGCGCAGGATCACTTAATGAACGCCATGCTGTGTCGTGAGTTGGCGGAGGAAATTATCCAACTGCGGCGCGAACTGGCCGCACGTTAA
- a CDS encoding OsmC family protein — MTIHKKGSAHWEGDIKGKGTVSTESGVLSNQPYGFNTRFEGEKGTNPEELIGAAHAACFSMALSLMLGQAGHPPKSIDTTADVSLDKKGEGFAITKIALTSTIALPGIESAKFDEIIQKAKAGCPVSQVLNAEISLDYTLNN; from the coding sequence ATGACCATTCATAAGAAAGGATCGGCCCATTGGGAAGGCGATATCAAAGGAAAAGGTACAGTGAGTACGGAAAGCGGCGTGCTGAGCAATCAGCCTTACGGTTTCAATACCCGCTTCGAAGGTGAAAAGGGGACTAACCCGGAAGAGCTGATCGGTGCAGCACACGCAGCGTGCTTCTCCATGGCGTTGTCACTGATGCTCGGTCAGGCTGGCCATCCTCCGAAAAGTATCGATACCACGGCGGATGTCTCGCTGGATAAAAAGGGCGAAGGTTTTGCCATAACCAAAATCGCGCTCACCAGTACCATCGCGCTACCGGGCATTGAGAGCGCGAAATTTGATGAGATTATTCAAAAAGCCAAAGCGGGTTGCCCTGTCTCTCAAGTGCTGAATGCAGAAATCAGTCTGGATTATACGCTGAATAATTAG
- a CDS encoding biofilm development regulator YmgB/AriR family protein, which translates to MRTHPNSAGRAITDYFNTPAWHAPHESDLLAAIMRELMDDGQPATSKAIITRVIAKLEFEGDEQRLQSYRNLLAQLLESGQKK; encoded by the coding sequence ATGAGAACGCATCCTAATAGCGCCGGTCGGGCGATTACCGACTACTTCAATACACCCGCCTGGCATGCACCGCACGAAAGCGATCTGCTGGCGGCGATCATGCGTGAACTGATGGATGACGGCCAACCCGCGACCAGCAAGGCGATTATTACCCGTGTGATAGCCAAACTGGAGTTCGAAGGGGATGAGCAGCGGTTGCAAAGCTATCGCAATCTGCTGGCGCAGTTGCTAGAGTCTGGTCAGAAGAAATAG
- a CDS encoding multidrug efflux MFS transporter gives MLRSIESWKVNLISVWFGCFFTGLAISQIIPFLPLYVEELGIHGGNALSIWSGLTFSITFIVSAAVAPLWGSLADRKGRKLMLLRASFGMGAVILLQAFVTQAWQLLLLRALMGLTSGYIPNAMALVAAQVPRERSGWALSCVSTGQIGGVILGPMIGGLLADWLGLRMVFIVTAVLLMVSFLVTLFLIKETGYTPVSKQDKMSGREVFRSLDNPRLMICLFVTTMVIQMCNGSVNPILTLFVRELAPDAQNLAFLSGVIAALPGVSALISAPRLGKLGDRIGTQRILIGTMLFSLVLLMCMSFVTSATQLGVLRFLLGFADGAMMPAVQTLLVRHSRDNVTGRIFGYNQSFMYLGNVAGPLLGAAVSAATGYRWVFFATAVVVLLNVLLLRRFYRRPKTTLEQPVNPRVQAAKPATDATSTRNASAAGKAKTPG, from the coding sequence ATGCTACGCTCCATCGAGTCCTGGAAGGTCAACCTGATATCTGTCTGGTTTGGCTGTTTTTTTACCGGATTGGCCATCAGTCAGATTATCCCCTTCCTGCCGCTGTATGTTGAGGAACTCGGCATTCATGGCGGTAATGCGCTGAGCATCTGGTCGGGTCTGACTTTCAGTATTACCTTCATCGTTTCTGCTGCCGTTGCGCCGCTATGGGGAAGTCTGGCTGACCGTAAGGGCCGCAAGTTGATGCTGCTGCGCGCCTCGTTTGGTATGGGAGCCGTTATTCTGCTGCAGGCATTCGTGACGCAAGCGTGGCAGCTACTGTTGCTGCGTGCGCTGATGGGGCTCACCTCTGGCTACATTCCCAACGCGATGGCGCTGGTGGCGGCGCAGGTTCCGCGCGAACGCAGCGGCTGGGCGCTCAGCTGTGTTTCAACCGGGCAGATTGGCGGTGTGATCCTCGGGCCGATGATTGGCGGACTGCTGGCGGACTGGCTTGGCCTGCGTATGGTGTTTATCGTCACTGCCGTATTGTTGATGGTGAGTTTCCTGGTCACGCTGTTCCTGATTAAAGAGACTGGCTACACGCCAGTAAGCAAACAGGACAAAATGAGTGGTCGGGAGGTATTTCGCAGCCTCGACAATCCACGCCTGATGATCTGTCTGTTCGTCACCACCATGGTGATCCAGATGTGTAACGGCTCAGTGAACCCGATTTTGACCCTGTTCGTGCGTGAGTTAGCACCGGATGCGCAAAACCTCGCGTTTCTCAGTGGCGTGATTGCGGCGTTGCCGGGCGTCTCGGCGCTGATCTCTGCGCCGCGCTTGGGTAAACTGGGCGATCGCATCGGCACGCAGCGTATTCTGATAGGCACCATGCTGTTTTCACTGGTGCTCCTGATGTGCATGTCGTTTGTTACCAGTGCTACCCAGTTAGGTGTGCTGCGTTTTCTGCTGGGCTTTGCCGACGGTGCCATGATGCCTGCGGTGCAGACTTTGCTGGTACGTCACTCGCGCGATAACGTGACCGGCCGTATCTTCGGTTACAACCAGTCATTTATGTATCTGGGTAACGTGGCAGGACCGCTGCTGGGTGCAGCGGTGTCTGCCGCCACCGGTTACCGCTGGGTGTTCTTCGCCACCGCCGTGGTGGTATTGCTCAATGTACTGCTACTGCGTCGCTTCTATCGTCGGCCAAAAACCACGCTGGAACAACCGGTGAACCCGCGTGTTCAGGCGGCTAAGCCCGCGACTGACGCAACGTCAACGCGTAATGCCAGCGCTGCTGGGAAAGCAAAAACTCCGGGCTGA